In a genomic window of Zingiber officinale cultivar Zhangliang chromosome 9B, Zo_v1.1, whole genome shotgun sequence:
- the LOC122023438 gene encoding beta-fructofuranosidase, insoluble isoenzyme 3-like, which translates to MGPRRGAGWVLALLALAHWWAAAVEASHAVYESPRSTPPAAPVDSELRARYHFRPPRNWINDPNGPMYYNGVYHLFYQYNPNGSVWGNIIWAHSVSTDLINWEALEPAIYPTIPSDINGCWSGSATILPGNRPVIMYTGIDPQNRQVQNVAYPKNLTDTYLREWVKPDYNPVIAPGSGINASAFRDPTTAWRGGGHWKLVVGSKWNKKGEAILYRSRDFVRWVKAKHSLHASRGTGMWECPDFYPVALRGQQGLDTSAAGGSDVKHILKVSLDLTRYEYYTIGTYDHVKDKYVPDGTSPDDHTGLRYDYGNFYASKTFFDPKKNRRILWGWANESDTVDDDKAKGWAGIQTIPRTIWLSRNGRQLMQWPIEELESLRSKHIVVQNTQVPSGGFFEVQGIDSSQVDVEVTFEVTGLEKAEAFDLSWTTNAEALCGQKRANVRGGAGPFGLHVLASANMEERTSVFFRIFKAQTKYKVLMCHDPTRSTLRPNMYKPTFAGFVDVDIPESGKISLRSLIDHSVVESFGAGGTTCITSRVYPSIAIGRNAHLFVFNNGLVNVKVSKLEAWEMKRPFMNGA; encoded by the exons ATGGGACCTCGGCGGGGAGCTGGGTGGGTGCTGGCGCTTTTGGCGCTGGCGCATTGGTGGGCGGCGGCGGTGGAGGCGTCGCATGCGGTCTACGAATCGCCTCGGTCCACGCCGCCCGCTGCTCCCGTCGACAGCGAGCTGAGGGCCAGGTACCACTTCCGGCCGCCGAGAAATTGGATCAACG ATCCGAATG GCCCGATGTACTACAACGGAGTCTACCATCTGTTTTACCAGTACAACCCTAACGGTTCGGTCTGGGGCAACATCATCTGGGCCCACTCGGTCTCCACCGATTTAATCAACTGGGAGGCGCTCGAACCGGCAATCTACCCCACCATCCCGTCCGATATTAACGGGTGCTGGTCCGGATCCGCCACCATCCTGCCGGGCAACCGCCCCGTCATCATGTACACGGGCATCGACCCGCAGAACCGCCAGGTCCAGAACGTGGCGTACCCGAAGAACCTTACGGACACGTACCTCCGCGAGTGGGTCAAGCCCGACTACAACCCGGTGATCGCGCCCGGTTCGGGAATCAACGCGAGCGCGTTCCGCGACCCCACCACGGCGTGGCGCGGCGGCGGCCACTGGAAGCTGGTGGTCGGGAGCAAGTGGAACAAGAAGGGGGAGGCGATCCTTTACCGGAGCCGCGACTTTGTGCGGTGGGTTAAGGCGAAGCACTCGCTGCACGCGTCGAGGGGCACCGGGATGTGGGAGTGCCCGGACTTCTACCCGGTGGCGCTACGCGGCCAGCAGGGCCTCGACACGTCGGCGGCCGGAGGCTCCGACGTGAAGCACATCCTGAAGGTGAGCCTGGACCTGACGCGGTACGAGTACTACACGATCGGGACGTATGACCACGTCAAGGACAAGTACGTGCCCGACGGCACGTCGCCGGACGACCACACCGGGCTGCGGTACGACTACGGCAACTTCTACGCGTCGAAGACGTTCTTCGACCCGAAGAAGAACAGGAGGATCTTGTGGGGGTGGGCCAATGAGTCCGACACCGTGGACGACGACAAGGCCAAGGGATGGGCAGGAATCCAG ACTATTCCAAGAACTATTTGGCTTTCCAGAAACGGCCGCCAGCTTATGCAATGGCCCATCGAGGAGCTCGAATCTCTGAGAAGCAAGCACATCGTTGTCCAGAACACGCAGGTGCCGAGTGGTGGTTTCTTTGAAGTGCAGGGAATCGATTCCTCTCAG GTGGATGTAGAGGTGACTTTTGAAGTGACAGGGCTGGAAAAAGCTGAGGCCTTCGATCTTTCATGGACGACTAATGCCGAAGCACTCTGTGGCCAGAAGAGAGCAAATGTCAGGGGTGGAGCCGGGCCATTTGGTCTCCATGTTCTAGCTTCAGCCAACATGGAAGAGAGAACTTCCGTCTTCTTCAGAATCTTCAAAGCTCAAACAAAATACAAGGTCCTCATGTGCCATGATCCTACCAG GTCAACGCTGAGACCAAACATGTACAAACCAACGTTTGCGGGCTTTGTCGATGTCGATATACCTGAAAGTGGCAAAATATCTTTGAGGAGTTTG ATTGATCACTCTGTGGTGGAGAGCTTTGGGGCAGGGGGGACAACATGCATTACATCCAGAGTTTATCCCAGCATAGCCATTGGAAGAAATGCTCATCTATTTGTGTTCAACAATGGATTAGTCAATGTGAAAGTATCAAAGCTCGAAGCATGGGAGATGAAGAGACCCTTCATGAATGGAGCATGA